A region from the Azospirillum fermentarium genome encodes:
- a CDS encoding beta strand repeat-containing protein: protein MIPKIRLRMLLLSTAMFIPGVAFANPPLPTRGTFAGGAGSIAQSGQTMTIDQTTARGIINWQSFDVGAGHAVRVNNGNGATLNRVTGGTLSTILGRLEATGSLYLVNPQGVVVGDSGVVVTGGSFVASTLDVLNEHFMKGGSLLFKGDAPGRVTNLGKISSTGGDVILIARTVSNAGTVTAPKGTAALASGTEVLLADGGDERVFVRTGNGGAVEHSGLIDAAQAELKAVGGNIYALAGNNGGVVRATGSRTRNGRVWMSATGGDVTVSGTVEARNADGSGGHVSVSADGTVLHTGAIDARGTAPAKNGGTVVMTGGRVGLAPGSSIDASGTAAGGTVLVGGDRYGGQDPALKILPPPIPNAKRTAMAAGATIRADGGTGGGPGNGGSVVVWSDGTTSAAGTVTARGGAGGGDGGFVEVSGKGDLSFRAAVDTSAPRGQTGKLLLDPTTITVTSGGAAAAPTELSLNDAAVWGAGFTNGEPLENTGSQNITTGTIRSLLDSNSLILEASSNIGWNGDATLDTSGLTEAMNRTLTLRAGSNIVFSGSIKNNGPSSDGWLNVVFNSSRSAVGGIYFTNNALVASGGGFIEAAGGSAVGSDGHLTGPATGMPLVGMDVGVNLYNARLRSGGGDIILQGKSGLAAPMNITAGVMLDSASEITSGTGRILIDGDGPEPMAGLNTTTAHGVLISGSSAITSASTATDAITITGRGGHGSLLSGSIGFSMGVVIQDSTVTSNGEGGGVSITGTGGTILDSLIPSLTGYNTGIMMAGAASSITSAGGAITLTGTAGSSSAITPSLGIHLDGNTAIRTTNQPGPDPTVTTGSVTLRADRINKSSQATINTRGNVTLAPLTTTWGVSLGTDPASSSAALDVSQNALMGITADTLVLGSPTGGDIDIAGPVFVTGLTKLHLKSGGQVTQQSGLSASGLAVTAGGDVDLLDTGNTIGTIAIKADGRNVGFHTLENLTVGSVDGVDGIDVGAAGRILLGAGGSTVTQTHPLVGGILNLNMPSATVDFTGTGNRIGRLSGTTTQLTFTNPATNTLGLGSDYATDIQPLTGRMATVFSDTPYLRVTNALSLVNDGTINNVSGQWHRVGSLSLSGAGSVVLNGSTPLRLRSSTALSPVTVDITSTTDNASFHLQTRDSGTIQGSLTGANTTLDFMAADTLRIGAAGLRNDGASSLTSLHDMRVEQTIRQDGVLQVDRLTLETFGNIILTDANNRIGTLEGLVHTTAGNLTGNVEIVDGAGGLVLSGSIGGPLFRTINIRTVGDMTLAAGTTVSATAPDGRNDPNDTNEQPKPGGMVVLSATGNVINNAGASAVQAYRQWLIYSATAAGIVKGGLSADATYSGTYLTKDPSTFTDAARFIYAEAAPSSPPPPPPPPPPPPPPPPPVTEPPVVSPPTPPVTQPPVTEPPVVSPPTPPVVEPPVTPPPPPPPVAEPPVTRPPVTEPPVVSPPAPPVAEPPAVSPPVQPPVTRISPPIVVPPVGGTAVTGASQTNPPTYTQTGTSLGFGGSTAGSSPAGGTTIGAPAAGGPRGGSPVVVPLPSSGPAARGAASPQGTGHVEATVQTGGVAVTYSQTVGYAALFRDGPSATDNGPGASAPIPGVTGGVTAGASSFNTFRSSDNPNVTLVLDTATAPGDTQTGAGPNQGAAGQ from the coding sequence GTGATACCCAAGATCCGCCTTCGGATGCTGCTGCTGTCCACCGCCATGTTCATTCCGGGCGTGGCCTTCGCCAACCCGCCCCTGCCCACGAGGGGAACCTTTGCCGGCGGGGCGGGAAGCATTGCGCAATCGGGTCAGACGATGACCATCGACCAGACCACCGCGCGCGGCATCATCAACTGGCAGAGCTTCGACGTGGGCGCCGGGCATGCGGTGCGCGTCAACAACGGGAACGGGGCCACGCTGAACCGGGTGACCGGCGGCACCCTGTCCACCATCCTGGGCCGGCTGGAAGCCACCGGGTCGCTGTATCTGGTCAACCCGCAAGGGGTGGTGGTCGGTGACAGCGGGGTGGTGGTGACGGGGGGCAGCTTCGTCGCCTCGACCCTGGACGTGCTGAACGAGCATTTCATGAAGGGCGGGTCGCTGCTGTTCAAGGGCGATGCCCCCGGCAGGGTGACCAACCTGGGCAAGATCTCGTCCACCGGCGGCGATGTGATCCTGATCGCCCGCACAGTCAGCAATGCCGGCACGGTCACCGCCCCCAAGGGCACCGCCGCCCTGGCCAGCGGCACCGAGGTGCTGCTGGCCGACGGCGGCGACGAACGGGTGTTCGTGCGGACGGGGAACGGCGGCGCGGTGGAGCACAGCGGTCTGATCGACGCGGCCCAGGCCGAGTTGAAGGCGGTGGGGGGCAACATCTACGCCCTGGCCGGCAACAACGGCGGGGTGGTGCGCGCCACCGGCAGCCGGACGCGCAACGGCCGGGTGTGGATGAGCGCCACGGGCGGCGACGTCACCGTCTCGGGCACCGTGGAGGCGCGCAACGCCGACGGGTCGGGCGGGCATGTGTCGGTGTCGGCCGACGGAACGGTGCTGCACACGGGTGCCATCGACGCCCGCGGCACCGCCCCGGCCAAGAACGGCGGCACGGTGGTGATGACCGGCGGCCGGGTGGGGCTGGCGCCGGGATCGTCCATCGACGCGTCCGGTACGGCGGCCGGCGGCACGGTTCTGGTGGGGGGCGACCGATACGGCGGGCAGGATCCGGCGCTCAAGATTCTCCCGCCCCCCATTCCCAACGCCAAGCGCACGGCCATGGCCGCCGGCGCCACCATCCGCGCCGACGGCGGCACGGGCGGCGGCCCCGGAAACGGCGGATCGGTGGTGGTCTGGTCGGACGGCACCACCAGCGCTGCCGGCACCGTCACGGCCCGCGGCGGTGCCGGCGGCGGCGACGGCGGCTTTGTCGAAGTGTCCGGCAAGGGCGACCTGTCCTTCCGCGCAGCGGTGGACACCTCCGCCCCGCGCGGGCAGACGGGCAAGCTGCTGCTGGACCCGACCACCATCACGGTCACGAGCGGCGGCGCCGCCGCCGCGCCGACCGAGCTGTCCCTGAACGATGCCGCGGTCTGGGGCGCCGGCTTCACCAACGGCGAGCCCCTGGAGAACACGGGTTCGCAGAACATCACCACCGGCACCATCCGTTCCCTCCTGGACAGCAACTCCCTGATCCTGGAAGCCAGCAGCAACATCGGCTGGAATGGTGACGCGACGCTCGACACCAGCGGCCTGACGGAGGCGATGAACCGGACCCTGACATTGCGGGCCGGAAGCAACATCGTTTTCAGCGGCTCGATCAAAAACAACGGGCCGTCGTCGGATGGCTGGCTCAACGTCGTCTTCAACAGCAGCCGGTCTGCGGTCGGCGGCATCTATTTCACGAACAACGCGCTGGTGGCCAGCGGCGGCGGCTTCATCGAGGCCGCCGGCGGCTCCGCGGTGGGAAGCGACGGGCACCTGACCGGCCCGGCGACCGGCATGCCTCTGGTAGGGATGGATGTCGGCGTCAATCTTTACAATGCCAGGCTGCGGTCGGGCGGTGGCGACATCATCCTGCAGGGCAAATCCGGCCTAGCGGCTCCCATGAACATCACAGCCGGCGTGATGCTCGACAGCGCGTCCGAAATCACGTCGGGAACCGGCAGGATCCTCATCGACGGCGACGGCCCCGAGCCGATGGCCGGACTCAATACGACGACGGCCCATGGGGTGCTGATCAGCGGCAGTTCGGCGATTACCTCCGCCAGCACCGCAACCGACGCCATCACCATCACCGGCCGGGGCGGCCATGGGTCGCTGCTCTCCGGCAGCATCGGCTTTTCCATGGGCGTGGTGATCCAGGATTCGACGGTCACCAGCAATGGGGAGGGCGGCGGCGTCTCGATCACCGGTACCGGCGGAACGATCCTGGACAGCCTGATCCCGAGTCTAACCGGCTACAACACCGGCATCATGATGGCGGGCGCGGCCAGCAGCATCACCTCCGCCGGGGGGGCGATCACCCTGACCGGGACCGCGGGATCGTCCTCCGCCATCACCCCGTCCCTTGGGATCCATCTCGACGGCAACACCGCCATCCGCACCACCAACCAGCCGGGGCCCGATCCCACCGTCACCACCGGGTCCGTCACGCTGCGCGCGGACCGGATCAACAAAAGCTCCCAGGCCACCATCAACACACGCGGAAACGTCACGCTGGCCCCGCTGACGACCACATGGGGCGTCTCCCTCGGGACGGACCCCGCCTCGTCGTCGGCGGCGCTGGATGTCAGCCAGAACGCGCTGATGGGCATCACCGCCGACACGCTGGTTCTCGGCTCGCCGACGGGGGGCGACATCGACATTGCGGGGCCGGTGTTCGTGACCGGCCTGACGAAGCTGCATCTGAAGTCCGGCGGGCAGGTCACCCAGCAGTCCGGGCTGTCCGCAAGCGGGCTGGCGGTCACGGCAGGCGGCGACGTGGACCTGCTGGACACCGGCAACACCATCGGCACCATCGCGATCAAGGCCGACGGGCGGAACGTCGGCTTCCATACGCTCGAGAACCTGACCGTCGGATCGGTCGATGGGGTGGACGGCATCGACGTGGGGGCGGCGGGCCGCATCCTCCTGGGAGCGGGCGGTTCCACGGTCACCCAGACCCACCCGCTGGTCGGCGGGATCCTCAATCTGAACATGCCGTCGGCCACGGTGGACTTCACCGGCACCGGCAACCGGATCGGGCGGCTGAGCGGCACCACCACACAACTGACCTTCACCAACCCCGCCACCAACACCCTGGGGCTGGGCAGCGATTACGCCACCGACATCCAGCCCCTGACCGGCCGCATGGCCACGGTCTTCTCCGACACCCCCTATCTGCGCGTGACGAACGCACTGTCGCTCGTCAACGACGGCACGATCAACAATGTGAGCGGCCAGTGGCACCGCGTGGGATCGCTGTCGCTGTCCGGCGCCGGCTCCGTCGTGCTGAACGGCAGCACGCCGCTGCGGCTGCGCAGCAGCACAGCGCTCAGCCCGGTTACCGTGGACATCACCTCCACCACCGACAACGCATCCTTCCATCTGCAAACCCGCGACAGCGGCACCATTCAGGGAAGCCTGACCGGGGCGAACACCACCCTGGACTTCATGGCCGCCGACACCCTGCGCATCGGTGCGGCGGGCTTGCGGAACGACGGCGCCAGCTCCCTGACCTCGCTTCACGACATGCGGGTGGAACAGACCATCCGCCAGGACGGCGTGCTGCAGGTGGACCGTCTGACGCTGGAAACCTTCGGCAACATCATCCTGACCGATGCCAACAACCGCATCGGCACGCTGGAAGGGCTGGTCCACACCACCGCGGGCAACCTCACCGGCAACGTGGAGATCGTGGACGGGGCCGGCGGGCTGGTGCTGTCGGGGAGCATCGGCGGCCCCCTCTTCCGCACCATCAACATCCGCACGGTGGGTGACATGACCCTGGCCGCCGGCACCACCGTGTCGGCCACCGCCCCGGATGGCCGCAACGACCCCAACGACACCAACGAACAGCCCAAGCCCGGCGGCATGGTGGTCCTGAGCGCCACCGGCAACGTCATCAACAACGCCGGCGCCTCCGCCGTGCAGGCGTACCGGCAATGGCTGATCTATTCCGCCACGGCAGCGGGCATCGTCAAGGGCGGGCTGAGCGCCGACGCCACCTACAGCGGCACCTATCTGACCAAGGATCCGTCCACGTTCACCGACGCCGCCCGCTTCATCTACGCGGAAGCCGCCCCGTCCTCTCCGCCACCGCCGCCGCCTCCCCCTCCCCCTCCCCCTCCGCCACCGCCCCCGGTGACCGAGCCGCCGGTGGTGTCGCCCCCGACGCCCCCGGTGACCCAACCGCCCGTCACCGAACCGCCCGTGGTGTCCCCGCCGACGCCCCCGGTGGTCGAGCCGCCCGTCACGCCGCCCCCGCCGCCGCCCCCGGTGGCCGAGCCGCCCGTGACCCGACCGCCCGTTACCGAACCGCCCGTGGTGTCCCCGCCGGCCCCGCCGGTGGCCGAACCGCCTGCGGTTTCTCCGCCCGTCCAGCCCCCGGTCACACGGATCAGCCCCCCCATCGTCGTGCCCCCCGTGGGCGGAACGGCGGTGACGGGCGCGTCCCAGACCAATCCCCCCACCTATACCCAAACGGGAACCTCCCTGGGTTTCGGGGGAAGCACGGCGGGGAGTTCCCCGGCGGGCGGGACCACCATCGGCGCTCCGGCCGCCGGCGGTCCGCGCGGCGGCTCTCCGGTCGTCGTCCCGCTGCCGTCGTCCGGCCCTGCTGCCAGGGGTGCGGCCTCCCCCCAAGGCACGGGCCATGTGGAAGCGACGGTCCAGACGGGCGGCGTTGCGGTCACCTACAGCCAGACGGTCGGCTACGCGGCCCTGTTCCGGGATGGGCCGTCCGCCACGGACAACGGCCCCGGTGCGTCCGCCCCCATTCCCGGCGTGACCGGCGGCGTGACGGCGGGCGCATCCAGCTTCAACACCTTCCGCAGCAGCGACAATCCCAACGTGACTCTCGTCCTCGACACCGCAACGGCCCCCGGCGACACCCAGACCGGCGCAGGCCCGAACCAGGGGGCCGCCGGCCAATGA
- a CDS encoding sensor histidine kinase, with translation MAAPPDGGAGPDGRVLELRGLSVPAAGAMERLIDPEGRLGIADVAASGRRAAFVPVSDSIGMGYTAATVWVRLTVRAVERADWWLYVSPPFVDDITVFLPDDAGGWREQTGGDIHGIFATTIPFRAPIFPVVLAVGRDIPVYVRLRSTSTMSASPVFYQPEYFPHAATVHTLFSGGFLALHIVIVINILYYTGLRDRLYATYCAWVMLNAIAFSLNLGYGRQLLLPGPGMVPTHLLELVTILALPVATVFIARLLYLRHDYPRLARLYDAAAWIGVGCFVLSLFGFFPQVAVPVNVIGLLLAIIAVIVSVRLAWQGFRPARIYALAFAAHPMGLMLVTMRNAGLLPSGPLVDNSYYIASLVNVVLLNVGLLDRLNMDARAALEDARRRGQELEDRIAVQSRKLAETSAALSEATVGRRRTEEALRESEALFQRLVVAAPVPLFVSVPARREIVFANERTADLLGVPLGRLLNAVTLETLLMPDDLRRLVGALEAQDIVLDLELCLRSGGDEALWVILSAARVRFHGEAALLIGLNDITSRRQLEKALTDARNQAEAALAVERVRMREQRQLIATAAHEFKTPLTAIDRAAQMLQFDLVPSDDGHAGAGPDSRRVAQRLSVVRDNVRRLFQVVNSFLADAALEAGRPPVELQPVALAPLVERCAARLDARLTPRAVEIRLPPDGLEVWADSRLLAIVLDNILDNACKYSQAGTPIVLEAFARGPDILIRVQDQGIGIPAAEAAMVGSRFFRASNAVGVTGTGLGLSTAERLMGAQNGSITVESRENTGTTVTVRLRAADAGAEE, from the coding sequence GTGGCCGCCCCGCCGGACGGTGGCGCGGGGCCGGATGGGCGGGTGCTGGAATTGCGGGGCCTCTCGGTTCCGGCCGCGGGGGCGATGGAGCGTCTCATCGACCCGGAGGGGCGGCTCGGCATCGCCGACGTTGCGGCCTCCGGGCGCAGGGCTGCCTTCGTGCCCGTTTCGGACAGCATCGGCATGGGCTACACCGCGGCCACGGTCTGGGTGCGGCTGACGGTGCGGGCGGTGGAGCGGGCCGACTGGTGGCTGTACGTGTCGCCGCCGTTCGTGGACGACATCACCGTCTTCCTTCCCGACGATGCGGGAGGGTGGCGGGAGCAGACCGGCGGTGACATCCACGGCATCTTCGCCACCACCATTCCGTTCCGCGCACCGATCTTTCCGGTGGTCCTGGCGGTGGGGCGGGATATTCCGGTCTATGTGCGCCTGCGCAGCACCAGCACCATGTCGGCCAGCCCGGTGTTCTATCAACCGGAATACTTTCCGCACGCCGCCACCGTCCACACCCTGTTCTCCGGTGGTTTCCTGGCGCTGCACATCGTCATCGTCATCAACATCCTGTATTATACCGGCCTGCGTGACCGGCTTTACGCCACCTATTGCGCCTGGGTGATGCTGAACGCCATTGCCTTCTCCTTAAACCTGGGCTACGGGCGCCAGCTTCTGCTGCCCGGTCCCGGCATGGTGCCCACCCATCTTCTGGAACTGGTGACCATCCTGGCCCTGCCGGTGGCGACGGTCTTCATCGCGCGGCTGCTGTATCTGCGTCATGATTATCCCCGGCTGGCCCGCCTCTACGATGCCGCGGCGTGGATCGGGGTGGGGTGCTTCGTGCTGAGCCTGTTCGGGTTCTTTCCCCAGGTGGCGGTGCCGGTGAACGTCATCGGGCTGCTGCTGGCCATCATTGCGGTGATCGTGTCGGTGCGGCTGGCGTGGCAGGGGTTCCGTCCGGCGCGGATCTATGCCCTGGCCTTTGCCGCCCATCCCATGGGGCTGATGCTGGTCACCATGCGCAACGCGGGCCTGCTGCCGTCGGGCCCGCTGGTGGACAACAGCTATTACATCGCGTCACTGGTGAATGTGGTCCTGCTCAACGTCGGGCTGCTCGACCGTCTCAACATGGACGCCCGCGCCGCGCTGGAAGACGCCCGCCGCCGCGGGCAGGAGCTGGAGGACCGCATCGCCGTGCAGTCGCGGAAACTGGCGGAGACCAGCGCCGCCCTGTCGGAGGCCACGGTCGGACGCCGCCGGACCGAAGAGGCGCTGCGGGAAAGCGAAGCGCTGTTCCAGCGGCTGGTGGTCGCCGCCCCCGTTCCCCTGTTCGTCAGCGTTCCGGCCCGCCGGGAGATCGTCTTCGCCAACGAGCGCACCGCGGACCTGTTGGGCGTTCCGCTCGGCCGCCTCCTCAACGCGGTCACGCTGGAAACCCTGCTGATGCCGGACGACCTGCGCCGGCTCGTCGGCGCGCTCGAAGCCCAGGATATCGTTCTGGATCTCGAACTCTGCCTCCGGTCCGGGGGGGATGAGGCCTTGTGGGTGATCTTGTCGGCGGCGCGTGTGCGTTTCCACGGGGAAGCGGCGCTGTTGATCGGTTTGAACGACATCACCAGCCGCCGCCAGTTGGAAAAGGCGCTCACCGACGCCCGCAACCAGGCCGAAGCCGCCCTGGCGGTGGAGCGGGTCCGCATGCGCGAGCAGCGCCAGTTGATCGCCACCGCGGCCCATGAATTCAAGACGCCGCTGACCGCCATCGACCGGGCCGCCCAGATGCTTCAGTTCGATCTGGTTCCGTCCGACGATGGCCATGCGGGGGCCGGGCCGGACAGCCGGCGGGTGGCCCAGCGGCTCTCCGTGGTGCGCGACAATGTGCGGCGGCTGTTCCAGGTGGTGAACAGCTTCCTGGCCGATGCCGCGCTGGAGGCGGGGCGCCCACCGGTGGAATTGCAACCGGTGGCTCTGGCCCCGCTGGTGGAGCGGTGCGCCGCCCGGCTCGACGCCCGGCTGACGCCGCGGGCCGTGGAGATCCGGCTTCCCCCCGACGGCCTGGAGGTCTGGGCCGACAGCCGGCTTCTGGCCATCGTGCTGGACAATATTCTGGACAACGCCTGTAAATATTCCCAGGCCGGGACGCCGATCGTGCTGGAAGCCTTTGCCAGGGGGCCGGACATCCTGATCCGTGTCCAGGATCAGGGAATCGGGATTCCGGCCGCCGAAGCCGCCATGGTCGGTTCGCGGTTCTTCCGCGCGTCCAACGCCGTCGGCGTGACCGGCACCGGGCTGGGGCTCAGCACGGCGGAGCGGCTGATGGGGGCGCAGAACGGCTCCATCACCGTGGAAAGCCGGGAAAACACCGGAACGACGGTCACGGTCAGGCTGCGGGCGGCCGATGCCGGGGCCGAGGAATGA
- a CDS encoding response regulator transcription factor, producing the protein MGNAAIIVVVEDEGFLRESLVEFLTIRGYRAEGAASRAAAEKRLEAGGVDLLLLDVNLPDGNGFALARRVRERSGMAVGIIILTCRGTTVDRVMGLDSGADAYLVKEADLLEIDATVRSVLRRLPAAPDRGEAAGWGAPCAAAPQAGGGVWALPPQGMILRTPGGAVVPLTASEHAFLMALLRRPGEPMPREEIAMVMERLPNWTLRNLDSLVRRLRHKIRDATGESPPLRMVYGIGYSLDGDWET; encoded by the coding sequence ATGGGGAATGCCGCCATCATAGTGGTGGTCGAGGACGAAGGCTTTCTGCGGGAATCGCTGGTGGAATTCCTCACCATCCGCGGCTACCGGGCCGAAGGGGCGGCCTCCCGCGCTGCCGCCGAAAAGCGCCTGGAGGCGGGCGGTGTCGATCTTCTGCTGCTGGATGTCAACCTGCCCGACGGCAACGGCTTCGCCCTTGCCCGCCGCGTGCGGGAGCGGTCCGGGATGGCCGTGGGGATCATCATCCTGACCTGCCGCGGCACGACGGTGGACCGCGTGATGGGCCTGGACAGCGGGGCCGACGCCTATCTGGTGAAAGAGGCCGATCTGTTGGAGATCGACGCCACCGTGCGCAGCGTCCTGCGCCGTCTGCCGGCGGCGCCCGACCGCGGGGAAGCGGCCGGCTGGGGTGCGCCCTGCGCCGCGGCCCCCCAGGCCGGGGGCGGCGTTTGGGCGCTTCCGCCGCAGGGCATGATTTTGCGCACACCTGGCGGGGCCGTGGTGCCATTGACCGCCAGCGAGCATGCTTTTCTCATGGCGTTGCTCCGCCGCCCGGGCGAGCCCATGCCGCGGGAGGAGATTGCCATGGTGATGGAGCGGCTGCCGAACTGGACCTTGCGGAATCTTGATTCCCTTGTCCGGCGGCTGCGGCACAAGATTCGGGATGCGACGGGCGAATCCCCGCCTTTGCGCATGGTCTACGGCATCGGCTACAGCCTGGATGGCGATTGGGAGACCTGA